One region of Limnospira fusiformis SAG 85.79 genomic DNA includes:
- a CDS encoding Uma2 family endonuclease — translation MMVQTPIPPHILYPDSDGKPMAENTLQYGWIVRLVSNLKQLLKSQVAFVAGDLLWYPVQVERPPVPRQAPDAMVVLGRPDGARGSYKQWEEDNIPPQVVFEILSPSNTMSEMAAKQQFYQQYGVLEMYFYNPQSHNFWGFQRATPEDSLVLITPLDFPWTSPLLNIRFELFDDGLAVYHPNGELFKEPGDLFDERDRAQQERNEAKQERNEAKQERDKAKQERDRAQQERNEAQQQRDRAFAKLRELGIDPETL, via the coding sequence ATGATGGTTCAAACTCCTATCCCCCCTCATATCCTCTACCCCGACTCTGATGGTAAACCGATGGCGGAAAATACCCTCCAGTATGGCTGGATTGTCCGGCTAGTGAGCAACCTTAAACAACTTCTCAAGTCACAAGTGGCTTTTGTGGCGGGGGATTTACTCTGGTATCCCGTCCAGGTAGAACGTCCCCCCGTTCCCAGACAAGCCCCTGATGCGATGGTGGTGTTAGGTCGTCCTGATGGCGCGCGCGGTAGTTATAAACAGTGGGAAGAAGACAACATTCCGCCGCAAGTGGTGTTTGAAATCCTCTCTCCCAGTAACACCATGAGCGAAATGGCTGCCAAACAACAATTTTATCAACAGTATGGCGTGCTGGAGATGTATTTTTATAATCCCCAATCCCATAATTTTTGGGGTTTTCAACGGGCTACCCCCGAAGATAGCTTGGTGTTAATTACCCCCCTAGATTTCCCCTGGACTTCCCCACTGTTGAACATTCGCTTTGAGCTTTTTGATGATGGTTTAGCAGTGTATCACCCTAATGGGGAATTGTTCAAAGAACCGGGGGATTTGTTTGATGAACGCGATCGCGCACAACAAGAACGCAATGAGGCAAAACAAGAACGCAATGAGGCAAAACAAGAACGGGATAAGGCAAAACAAGAACGCGATCGCGCACAACAAGAACGCAATGAGGCACAACAACAACGCGATCGCGCCTTTGCGAAACTCCGGGAATTGGGTATCGATCCAGAAACCCTCTGA
- a CDS encoding Uma2 family endonuclease, producing the protein MMVQTPIPPHILYPDSDGKPMAENTLQYGWIVRLVSNLKQLLKSQVAFVAGDLLWYPVQVERPPVPRQAPDAMVVLGRPDGARGSYKQWEEDNIPPQVVFEILSPSNTMSEMAAKQQFYQQYGVLEMYFYNPQSHNFWGFQRATPEDSLVLITPLDFPWTSPLLNIRFELFDDGLAVYHPNGELFKEPGDLFDERDRAQQERNEAQQERNEAKQERDKAKQERDRAQQERNEAKQERDKAQQERDRALAKLRELGIDPETL; encoded by the coding sequence ATGATGGTTCAAACTCCTATCCCCCCTCATATCCTCTACCCCGACTCTGATGGTAAACCGATGGCGGAAAATACCCTCCAGTATGGCTGGATTGTCCGGCTAGTGAGCAACCTTAAACAACTTCTCAAGTCACAAGTGGCTTTTGTGGCGGGGGATTTACTCTGGTATCCCGTCCAGGTAGAACGTCCCCCCGTTCCCAGACAAGCCCCTGATGCGATGGTGGTGTTAGGTCGTCCTGATGGCGCGCGCGGTAGTTATAAACAGTGGGAAGAAGACAACATTCCGCCGCAAGTGGTGTTTGAAATCCTCTCTCCCAGTAACACCATGAGCGAAATGGCTGCCAAACAACAATTTTATCAACAGTATGGCGTGCTGGAGATGTATTTTTATAATCCCCAATCCCATAATTTTTGGGGTTTTCAACGGGCTACCCCCGAAGATAGCTTGGTGTTAATTACCCCCCTAGATTTCCCCTGGACTTCTCCACTGTTGAACATTCGCTTTGAGCTGTTTGATGATGGTTTAGCTGTGTATCACCCTAATGGGGAATTGTTCAAAGAACCGGGGGATTTGTTTGATGAACGCGATCGCGCACAACAAGAACGCAATGAGGCACAACAAGAACGCAATGAGGCAAAACAAGAACGGGATAAGGCAAAACAAGAACGCGATCGCGCACAACAAGAACGCAATGAGGCAAAACAAGAACGGGATAAGGCACAACAAGAACGCGATCGCGCCTTAGCGAAACTCCGGGAATTGGGTATCGATCCAGAAACCCTCTGA